The genomic interval CCGGAGGGTTTTTCAGCACGTGCGGTCGAACTTCCTCCAACCAGATGACCAACTCCGACGTGTGCGTGCTCATCCCGACCCTCGACGAGGCCGAGACCATCGGTCCGGTCATCGACGGGTTCGTCGAGGAGGGGTTCGAGAACATTCTGGTGGTCGACGGCGGGTCGACCGACGGGACGGCCGACATCGCACGTGACCACGGCGCACGCGTCGTCCAGCAGAGCGGAGAGGGGAAGGGACAGGCCGTCAGGGAGGCGTTCCGGTACGTCGACGTGCCGTACGTCCTGATGCTCGACGGTGACATGACGTACGACCCGGCCGACGCACCGAAGATGCTGGAACCGCTGTTCGAAGGGCGGGCCGAACACGTCATCGGCGACCGGTTCGCGGACATGCACGACGGCGCGATGCCCCGAGTGAACCAGTTCGGGAACCGCATCATCAACGGCGCGTTCGCGACCATCCACGGTCGGAACCTCGGCGACATCCTCAGCGGTTACCGGGCGTTCACGGTCGACTCCATCCGACGCATCGAACTGGAGTCCGACGGGTTCACCATCGAGACCGAACTCGCCGTCGAGTGCGTCAAACACGGCGTCCCGACGGCCGTCGTCCCCGTCTCCTACCACCCCCGGCCGGACGAGTCCGACACGAACCTCCACCCGGTCAAGGACGGGGGTCGCATCATCTTCGCGCTCTACAGCCTCGCGAAGACGAACAACCCGCTGTTCTACTTCGGGAGCGTCGGGACGGCGAGCGTCCTCGTCGGAACGCTCCTCGGCGCGTGGGTCGGCTACGAGTGGTGGTTCGCCGGCATCTCCCACCAGGTGTACGCCGTCGCCGCGGGCGTCGCCATCCTGCTCGGAGCGCAGCTCCTGATGTTCGCGGTGCTCTCGGACATGATCGTCGCCGTCAACCGGGAGCAGACGAACCGCCTCGAAGGGTTGGCCGACCGTATCAACGCCGACGGGCGCGACGTCTCCCGTCGTGCAGGGCCACTGACGGACGAGGACGTCAGGGAGCGAACCGCCGCCGAGCAGCGGGAACTGCGCGCCGAAGACTGAGACCGGGGACCGACGCCGAAGACTGAGACCGGGGACCGACGCCGAAGACCGGCGTTCAGAAGGGGACGAACGAACGGAGGCGGCCGACGATACCCGCCCGGTTCTTCTCGCGGGCCGTCTCGAAGACGGGGTGGAGCGCGTTGAGGAACGCCTGTTCGTTGTCGAACTGGGTCGTGGACACCTCGTCGAGTGCCTCACCGACGGTCATCGTCCCGCCAGAGGCGTCGAACGGCACCGAGACGTCGCCGACCGACTCGCGGATGGTCGCGGCGTCCGCCGGGAAGGAGAGGTCCGACCGGTCGAGTCGGGCGTCGAGTGCGGCGATGCCGAAGGCGACGGTGTCCGGTTCGTCGTCCAGGTCGTCCGTCGGTGGCCGTGCTCTCATTGGAGCGAGCTACGGGCGACAGCACTGAAAAGCCTGCGACCGACGTCAGTCGGTCGCGAACAGTTCGATTGTCCCGCTCGCCGAGACGACGACACGGTAGCCCTCGTACGGAAAGCGGACGGTCGTCCCCCGGTCCCTGCAGACGACCGCGTCGAGCGCGTCCGGGTCGACGCTGTACGCCAGCGGTGTGAGGCTCGTCGGGTCGACGTTCTCGGCGACGGCGATAGCACGGACGAGCACGTCGCTCGGCAGGTCGACCGCCGGATCGAAGTGCGTCTCTAGCTCTGACACCTCCTCCCCCTCGGTCTGGTTTCCGGTCACAACCAGCCGGGAGGGAGCTTCGAGGGGTTGTCGGCGAGCAGCGTCAACATCGGTTCGACGGCGTCGAACGCCTCGCCTCGGGAGACGACCCCGCGGTGGCGGTCCCAGTCGACGACCTCCGCGTCGTCGAGTTTGGGGAGGTGGACGTGGTGGAGGCGGGTCGGGACCTCCCCGTCCGCCTGCGGCACCAGTTCGTCGGGTTCGACCGACGACTCGGAGAGCAACGAGACCAGCAGACGGCGACGAAGGACGTCGTCGAGCAGTGTGAACGCTTCGTCAGTCGTTGGCGTGGTGACTGCGGTGTCACCCTCGGTGTTGGCTACGTTCATGGTTGACGGAACGCGTGTGAACCGTGTGATGCGGCCCGTCACGATGAGACGCGATGTTCGTATCGAAGCCTGGGTGGCTCGTACGCACACTGTGTAATCTCGGTTCCGGAACACTGTCGCGCGTCCCGACGCAAAAATCTGATGCTGGCGAGTCGAACCGGAATCGAAAACCGATAAGCGACTCCGGGACGACCCGGTGAGCATGACCGAGTACACCACGGTCTCGATTCCGAAGGACCTCGCCGCACGGGTCGAAGAGACCATCGAGGGGACGAGTTTCTCCTCGACCAGCGACCTCGTCCGGTTCCTCCTCCGGAGCATCGTCATCCAGCACCAGCGCGAGGGCCAGCTCAGCGAGGCCGAGTTCGAGGAGATCGCCCAGCAGTTGCGGGACCTCGGCTACCTCCAGTAACGTCGTTCGACCGCTGGGGCGACGAGACGGACGCTCCAGTCCGCCGGCGACTCCAGCAACGTCAGGTGACGGACTCCGACGGCGGCACGGCGTCGACAACCTGGACGGGGAGTTCCGACCCGGAGCGGTCGTACGCGACGACGGCGTCCCACGGGGGTACGGCGACGAACACCACCTCGTGGAGGTCGTCGCGCTTGCGTAGCCGGTCGTCGCCGTCCGGGTGGGAGACGAACCGGCCCTGCGTCCGGGGACTGGCGAGGTCCATCCCGAACACCGCCTGGACCGAACCGCCGGCGTCCGGGTGGTAGAAGTGCGTGAACACCGGCGTCTCCGGGTCGAGGTCGGTGTCGAGGTCGGCGGCCGTCGTCACCGTCAACCCGACCGTCACCCCCTGTGGGTCCCGGTCGTCGGCCATCGAGAGGAGGACGTCGACGAGCCCGGTCGTGATGTAGACCACACGTCGCGGGAGGGCGCCGGGCGCCAAGAACGCGTCGGCTTCGAAGGACTTGTGAACACCGCGTAATGTTAATTTATCATACAATATGCTTTTGAATGGTGGACGTTGTTGATTGACACGATGGTGGGAGACAGCATGAAGTCGTTCCTCGTGTCGCACCCGAAACTGTTCGAACTCGCGTTCGCGGGGGCTGTGGCCCTTCCGCTCATCGGGGCACAGCTCAACGGTGTCACGGGGAACGCCGGCCCCTAGAACTCGGCGTCGAGTAGTCCGCTGCTCCAGAAACACTCCCCGTCGAGGTAGACGGGACAGGAACTCATCTCCAGGAGCGACCGGAGTTCGCTCCGGCGAATCTCGTAGTCCGGAGTCGTACTCCCGAACAGGAAGCTCTGCGTCAGGCCGTCGAGGACCGGCCGACCGAGACTCCCCATCCCGTAGAGGCGGTTGGGGTACAACTGGAACGACGCGTGGTACGTGACGTCGTCGTCGGCCGCCCGACTGGTCGCAGGCTCGCAGCCGGTCCCGACAGCGTCCCCTGCACCACCGTCCGCCCGTCCGCAGTCGTCACCCGTCTCGTCCGCACGTCCACCGTGGGCGACTCCGCCGTCCGTCCGACCGTCTGCGGGTCGCTCCGCCTGTCGTTCGAGTCGGAGGACGAACGTCACGCCGCCCTCCGACTGGGCGATCTCCGTGTTACCGTCGCCGACGACGAGGTACTGCGCGCCGATGAGGCTCTCGTCGCTGGCGACGTCGAGCGCCGACTGGAGCGGGAACCCGGCGTTCAGCATCCGTGCCAGCATTCGACCGACGGCCGTCGCCCCGGTGTTCACGACGTCGTCGACGGTGACGACGCCGCCGACGGCCCCCGCTTCGATGAGCGCCATCCCCTGCTGGTAGGAGGTACAGGCGTTGAGGAAGAACGCGTCGATACCGACCCCCGCCAGCGCGTTCGCGTCCAGGTGGCCGTCGTGGCAGCGGAACCCTCGCTCGTCGACGTGGCCGATGTAGTGGACGAAGTCCACGTCGGACTGGAAGACTGCGGCGAGGTCGGCGGTTGACGCGTCCCGGTGGACGGTGACGTCGAAGGGCAGCGACTCGCGGGAGCCGTAGACGTCGCTCGCCGTCTGGTGTTCGGAGAGCATCGTCTGGTCGTTGCAGATGACGGCGATGGAGAGGTCGCCGTCCGTCGGTTCCTGGTTCAGTCGGTTGCGGAACGCGGCCGCGCTGACCTTGCTCGCACCGATGGGCACGTCGGGGGCGACCCACGCCTGTTCGAGCGAGTCGGTCCGCTCCGGACGGACGAGGCGCGGCGGCGTCGGTGGCGTCTTCGACCGGGTCGCGCCGTCGCTCATGAACGACTCGATGGCCGCCGACTGCGCCTCTGCGAGCGTTATCTCCCGTGCGTTCGGCGTTCGAATCACCGAGAGGTCGTCGACGAGGTAGGGGAGCGTCTCCAGGTTCGACGGCGTCGGGGCGACGTGGCTCGTCAGTTTCCACGTCGGCATGTGCGGTTCGAGCGACTCGAACGGGACCGCCAGGTACGCCCGTAGCTGTTCGGGGAGCGAGCGGTCGTACGTCGCCGAGAGGTCGAAGGGGAGTTCGGGCTCGACGGCGCTGCGTTCGTGTAGGTCGACGGGGTAGTACCCTTCCGTCCGGACGATACAGTCCAGGAAGTGGACCTGCTTCAGCGTGCGTTCGACGCCCCGTTCGAACCCGTGCGGATCGTCGCTCTCGTCGGGGGTCGCGAGTGCGTGGTCGACGCCGTCGGCGACCAGTCTCGGCTCGGACCCGGCGACCACCTCCGCGCCGAGGTAGTACGCCAGCGGCGCGACGACGTACGACGCCTCCAGCGTGGGCGGTATCTCGATGCGGACGCCGGTGTCCGGGAGGACCAGGCCGTCGGGGACGTCGAGTTCGTCGCCGAGTTCCAGCGCCGGTGGATGTCCGCGCAGCGTCGGGAAGGAGCGCTCGGGGGTCGTCGTCTTCAGCGCCGACCCGAGGTGCGAGACGGCGGTCATCACGTCCGCCGGGTCGGTCGTGGTGGTGATGGTCGCGGCCGGTCGTTCGTGGTACGAGCGGGCACCGACCAGCACCTCGCCCGTCTCGGCCAACGAGATGGACGTCGTGTCGCCGTCCGAGTCGACGGCGAGGGGACCGCGGACGCGGAGGTAGAGTTTGATGGGCGAGCAGAGTTCGACCCCGAACTCGCCCTCGGGGAGGTCGTGGCGCTCGAAGTGGCGGACCTGGTGGATGACCGTCCCGGTGTGGTCCCGGACGTACGTCTCAACTACCTCGGGGAAGGTGAGTTCCGCGACGTCGACGGCCACCGCCGCGTCGACGGGCGCGTCGAACAGGTCTCCGTCGACGGGACGGGGCGACACCTCGCGGTCGGTGAACAGGTCACAGCGCCGACGTTCGATGCTGTCTCGAACGCGGAGTTGCCCCTCCGGCCCCCGTTCGATGGCGACGAAGGTCACCGCGGCCGCCCCCTCCCGCTCGGTACCCCAGACATAGCAAGCAGAGACTGTCGACGTTTCGGCAAAAGTCTTCGGCTCAGTCCAGTAGTCCGCGGAGCATCTGGAAGTACGCCGTCGGAGCACGCCGCCGCGACCCGCCGACTGCGTCCCGAATCGCGCTCGTCGCGCGGTCCATCACGCCCGGGCCGTGACCGACGAGCAGTCGGTCGACGTCGTACGCCGTCAGTTCGCGCGGCGGCGTCATCCGGAGCATCGGGTGGACGCCGACGCGCTCGTCGCCCGCCCGGAAGTACTCGGCTCCCCCCAGCGCTTCGGGGACGACCAGCGTCTTCTCCTCGGGGTGGTAGAGGTACGCCTCGCTCCAGAACGGCGTGTCGTACAGCTGGAACACCTCGTACCCCGTGTCGCCGAGTTCGACGCCGATGTCCTCGACGGGTGCGAGGTAGTTCGGGTCGATGGACTCCATCCACGCCGGTCGATACACGGACACGTCGTGGCGACGGGCGAGCGCGTCGGCGTCGCGGTTGTGTCTGTCGAGGAGGACGACGCAGCCCGCGACGTCGCCGTACTCGTCGAGCAGGTCGTCGAGCCCCTCACAGTCGACCGGGTCGACCAGGTAGAGACCCTCGTCGGTCACGAGCGCGTGACTCGCACGCTCCATCCGTTCGTCGGGGTACGCCAGCCAGCCGACGCCGCCGTCGAACCGGTCTATCTCCGCCATCGTCGTCGCTCCGGACCCTTTCATCGGCATACGGGAATGGAGGGCCGCTCGGCGTATAAACGGTGGCGAGGGGGCAGAAACCCCACCGTTCTCGGCTGGCCAGTGACCCGGTTAGTCTCCTCGGCGTGCCCGGTCGCGCCGTCGGCCCCGTAGTTATTACCACACGGGACCGACCCGCGGGTATGACGTCGCTCCGGTGGCTCGCACTCGAGACGAAGTCCCTCGGCCGGATGGGTGAGTTCTACGACGAGCACCTCGACCTGCCGACCGAACGGGGCGACGAGGGAGAGCTGGTCGCGCAGGTCGGCGACACCGAACTCGTGTTCCGCCGGCCGAGCGGCGTCCCGCGCGGCGGCGTCCACACGCACTACGCCTTCTCGACGCCGTTCGACCGGTACGACGAGTGGTACGACCGCCTCTCCCGGCGGTTCGACCTCTCGGAGTTCACCTTCGGCGACGCGCGGTCGCTGTACTTCTACGACCCCGAGGGCAACTGCGTCGAGATCGGGCAGGTCGAACGCGACTCCTCCTCCCGCGCCGCGACTGACGCTCCCAGCGCGCTCACCGGCATCTTCGAGGTCGTCCTCGAGGTCGCCGACCTCGACCGCGCGGTGGCGTTCTACACCGAACTCGGTCTGGAGGTCGTCGACGAAGGCGAGGAGCGGCGACGCGTCAGGCTCACCGCAGGCCCGTTCGACCTGGAGCTCTGGGAACCACACCTCGGCATCGCCGACGCGCGCGGTGGACTCCACGTCGACCTCGGCGTCGGCGTCGCGGACCCGACCGAGACGGCCCAGCGGCTCCGGAGCCTCGCGGTCGACGTCGCTCCCGTCGACGACGGCGTCCGCGTCCGCGACGCGGACGGTCACTACGTCACGCTCCTCGAAGACGAGTGAGGTCGTCCAGCGACCCGCGGACGCGGTTCAGTCCAGTCGGTCCTCAGTCCAGTCGGTCGGTGTCGATGAGGACGCCGGGTGGCGTGACGATGAGGAACCCCCGGAAGTGGACGAGGTGACCGCCCATGTCCCTGATGTCCCGCGCGAACCCGGAGGCGAGGTCGTTCAGGTCGCCGTCGACGGACAGCACCAGCACTGCACCGTCGCGCACGAGGCGCTGCCACTCCGCCGACCCCGTCTCACCGTCGAGGACGCCGAGAACCACCTCGCCGCTGCCACCCTCCTCGTCCGATATCTCGCGCTCGACCGCACCCAGGTCGAGGTCGAAGCTACCCATGAGCGTCGGTTCGAGAGGTGGGGTAAAAAGTTGCGCTCGTCCGAGGCGAGCCGAGGCGCTCGCTTCGTTCGCACCGCTGTAAATATCACCTGCATCGACAGAATCGTCCCGCAGGTCTCTCGTACTTGCGGAATGTAGCGGTCGCTGTGGTCGAACAGTCAACGGCACGGCGCGATGCAGCACTACCCGGCAAGCACCCACCTCGTACCACAGGTCGTCTCTTCCTGTGATGGATCTCCCCGACGTCGGTCCCGGTGTTCTCTTCGGCGCGATCACGATGGTCGCGTGGGGCGTCTGGTTAGTGCTCGGTAACGCCGCGTCCGAATCTATCGACCCGCGGACCGCCGCCGCTATCTCGTACGTGGTCGCGGCGACCCTCGCCGTCGTCTACGTGCTCGTCTCCGACGCATCGCTCGTCGTCACGCCACGGGGCGGCCTGCTCGCGGTCGTCGCTGGCGTCTTCACCGCGATCGGTCTCGTCTCGACGTACATCGGACTCTCCGTGGGGACGACGACGACCGTCTCGACCGTCGGCGCGATGTACTTCGTCGTCGCGGCGCTCATCGGGATGGCCGTCCTCGGGGACGAACTCACGGCGAGGAAGGTCGCCGGGCTCGCGTTCGCCGCCCTCGGCGTGGCCCTCATCGCTCGATAGCCACCGACCGCTCCGATACGCGCACGCTTCCAGTCTCGCCGGACTCGTCAGCCGTGCGGCAAGTGAGACTCGTCGGAACTGTCATCGACGAGGGAGCCTCGGGTCGACTCCACCTATCTCGGAGAGACCGGTCACGGCAGAAAATTCGCATCACTGCGGACTACTCGGGGGGATACGATTACGAGGATCGTAGATACATATTGTGCACCCAGCAGATTGGGACTATCTCGAAAGTAGATAATACATCAAATAAGGAATTATCTAATATATGATAATTATAAGTCGGTGTGGCCGCACGTACCCGGTAGGGAAATGGACGACAACACAGAGTCCGGACGACGCGACCTTCTCAATAAATCGGTCGGTATCGGCGCCGCAGCGCTCCTCGGTGCCGGTGGCGCACTGACGTTCTCCGATGGAGCACGAGCACAGGCGACGACGAACATCGATATCGCGGACGCGAGCGTCGTCACGAACGACGGCAGCGTCGACGAAGTCTGGATCACGCCGACCGGGAGCATCAACTGGGAGGGGTTCGACAAACCCGTGTCGGTCATCCGGGTGCAGTTCCGCTCGAAGGTCGACGGGCAGACGTCGTTCACCACCGCACTGGACAAGACGTACCCGATCGGGACGAACGGGGGCTCCGGTGGCACGTTCAGCGACGTGAAGTACCCGGAGAACAACGGCAGGGTCGTCCTCTACAGCGGTACCGAGGCCAACGACCTCTTCGGCGTCCCCGAGGACGGCGAGACCCGCACACGAACCGTGACCGTCGAACTCCACATCGAACTCCTCAACGCCGGCAAGCAGCGCGTCACCCCGCCGGAAGCCGCCGAGGTGGTCGTCACCGACACGTTCGAGGCGACGACCACGAACCAGGCCGGGTCTGTCACGACGAACACGAACGCGGACGCCGGGATGAGCGGGGGGTCGTAAACCGGTGAGGCCACAGTAGCGTTCCGGTGAACGCCGTCGGGAGGTACGACCGGGGTAACCCCCGTCGTCTCAGGGGGAGACGGCGGACGCACACCGCGTGACCATCGAACGGTACGACGGTGGTCACCCACGAGTCTCGTATCGCTGTCTCACCGACAGCCGTTGGGCCGGGACTACTCTCGGCGCACGCCCGGATTCGTCACCGCGCCGTCGGCCGCCGAACCGAACGTCGCACCGTACTTCGCCAGCACGCCGTTCGTGTAGTTCGGGTCCGGGCGCTCCCACGCGTCGCGCCGCTCCGCGAGTTCCTCCTCGCTCACGTCGACCGACAGGTCCCGCTCCTCCACGTCGATGGTGACGACGTCGCCGTCTTCGAGCAGGCCGATGGGGCCGCCGACGAACGCCTCCGGCGCGACGTGGCCGATGGAGAACCCGCGGGTGGCCCCGGAGAACCGGCCGTCGGTGAACAGCGCGACGTCCTCGGCGTGGTCCTGGCCGGCGACGGCGGCGGTGACGCCGAGCATCTCGCGCATCCCTGGGCCGCCGCGCGGTCCCTCGTTGCGGATGCAGAGCACGTCGCCGCTCTCGACGTGGCCCTCCTGCACGTAGCGCATCGCCTCCTCCTCCCGCTCGAAGACGCGGACCGGCCCCTCGTGGCGCAGGTCGTCCTTGCCGGTGACCTTGAGGACGGCTCCGTCCGGCGCGAGGTTGCCCGTCAGGATACGGATGGCCCCCTCCTCGGAGAACGGGTCCGAGACCGGGCGAAGGAAGTCAGCATCGGAGCCTTCGCTCCCGTCGACACCGAGATGGTCGAGTTCCGCCGCGACGGTCCGACCGGTGACGGTCATCGCGTCGCCGTCGAGCAGGTCGGCGTCGAGCAGGCGCTTCATCACGACGGGGACCCCGCCCACCTCGTGGAGGTCCTTCATGACGCGCGACCCGCCGGGCTGGAGGTTGGCTATCTTCGGCGTCTCCCGCGATATCTCGTCGAAGCGCTCGATGGAGAGCTCGATGCCCGCCTCCGCGGCGAGCGCGAGCAGGTGGAGGACGGCGTTGGTCGACCCGCCCATCGCCACCTGCAGTCGGATGGCGTTCTCGAACGAGGCCTTCGAAAGGATGTCCGAGGGTTTGCGGTCCTGTTCGACGCAGTCGAGGACGAGTTCGCCCGCGCGGCGCGCGGTGTCGAGACGCTCCTCGCTCTCGGCGAGCGGCGAGGCACTGCCGAGCGGTGCGAGGCCGAGCGCCTCCGACATGGACGCCATCGTGTTCGCGGTGAACATCCCGCCGCAGGAGCCAGCGCCGGGACAGGCGTTGCGCTCCAGGTCGTCGAGTTCCTCGCGGCTCATCTCGCCCGACGCGTACGTCCCGACGCCCTCGAAGACGTTCTGGACGGTCACCTCCCGGCCCTCGTGGTCGCCGGGCAGGATGGACCCGCCGTAGACGAACACCGACGGGAGGTCCGTCCGGATGGCGGCCATCATCATGCCGGGGAGGTTCTTGTCACAGCCAGCGACGGTGACGAGGGCGTCCATCCGCTCGCCGAACGAGACGAGTTCGACGGAGTCGGCGATGATCTCGCGGGAGACGAGGGAGGCCTTCATCCCCTCGGTCCCCATCGAGATGGCGTCGGAGATGGTGATGGTGCCGAACTCGATGGGCATGCCGCCCGTCTCGTCGACGCCCTCGTACGCCGCGTCCGCGACGTCGTCCAGATGGACGTTGCACGGCGTGATGTCCGCCGCCGGGTTGGCGACGCCCACCATCGGCGCGTCGAAGTCGGCGTCGTCGTAGCCCATCGCCCGGAACATCGCGCGGTGCGGCGCGCGCTCCGGTCCCTGCGTCACTTCGGCACTTCGGAGGCGCTTCCCTCCCTCCCCGTTGTCTCCACTCATACCTCCACGTCCGCCCGCGTCGCCTTAACCTCCCGTGGCCGGGCAGGTGTTGCAGTCAGACCGACGCCGGCAGTGGCCCGGGTCGATTCGCGGACCGCCACTCCCGACCATCGGCGACTCGACTCCCGGCGAGCCGTGGGTGCGCCCGAAGCGCGCCCGAGGTGAGACCCCCCGTCGCGGAGCGGGTGTCGCGGCAATCCGTGCGCCGACCGCCGTGGCGTGACACAGGTTATTGGGCGGTATGGTTTCAGGTCGTACAAGGTCGTATTAGGCCGCGCCGTCGTGCGATTCGCCGGAGCGTGTCGGAAATCTGGACACCTGTAACTTTCGCCCCGGGGAGAAGCGTTAATACTGACCGGTCGTTGGCGTGGAGTACAATGTCACACACGACAGAGGGCACGTCGGAGACCCCGGCGGGTCGAGTTCTTCGACGGTACGCTGAGAACTACTGCTGAATTCGACGACGCACGGATTTTCGACACGACGCTGCGCGACGGCGAGCAGTCGCCACGAACCTCGTTCTCGTACGACGACAAGCGCGACATAGCCGCGCTGCTGGACGCGATGGGCGTCCACGTCGTCGAGGCGGGGTTCCCGGTGAACTCCGACGCGGAGTTCGCCGCGGTGCGCGACATCGCCGAGAGCACCACCTCGACGACCTGCGGGCTGGCCCGCGTGGTCGACGAGGACGTGGAGGCCGCACTCGACGCGAACGTGGACATGGTCCACGTGTTCGCCTCGACCAGCGACGTGCAACTGGAGGAC from Halomarina salina carries:
- the aglJ gene encoding S-layer glycoprotein N-glycosyltransferase AglJ, producing MTNSDVCVLIPTLDEAETIGPVIDGFVEEGFENILVVDGGSTDGTADIARDHGARVVQQSGEGKGQAVREAFRYVDVPYVLMLDGDMTYDPADAPKMLEPLFEGRAEHVIGDRFADMHDGAMPRVNQFGNRIINGAFATIHGRNLGDILSGYRAFTVDSIRRIELESDGFTIETELAVECVKHGVPTAVVPVSYHPRPDESDTNLHPVKDGGRIIFALYSLAKTNNPLFYFGSVGTASVLVGTLLGAWVGYEWWFAGISHQVYAVAAGVAILLGAQLLMFAVLSDMIVAVNREQTNRLEGLADRINADGRDVSRRAGPLTDEDVRERTAAEQRELRAED
- a CDS encoding HalOD1 output domain-containing protein, encoding MTGNQTEGEEVSELETHFDPAVDLPSDVLVRAIAVAENVDPTSLTPLAYSVDPDALDAVVCRDRGTTVRFPYEGYRVVVSASGTIELFATD
- a CDS encoding DUF7344 domain-containing protein codes for the protein MNVANTEGDTAVTTPTTDEAFTLLDDVLRRRLLVSLLSESSVEPDELVPQADGEVPTRLHHVHLPKLDDAEVVDWDRHRGVVSRGEAFDAVEPMLTLLADNPSKLPPGWL
- a CDS encoding ribbon-helix-helix domain-containing protein, whose translation is MTEYTTVSIPKDLAARVEETIEGTSFSSTSDLVRFLLRSIVIQHQREGQLSEAEFEEIAQQLRDLGYLQ
- a CDS encoding VOC family protein, yielding MTSLRWLALETKSLGRMGEFYDEHLDLPTERGDEGELVAQVGDTELVFRRPSGVPRGGVHTHYAFSTPFDRYDEWYDRLSRRFDLSEFTFGDARSLYFYDPEGNCVEIGQVERDSSSRAATDAPSALTGIFEVVLEVADLDRAVAFYTELGLEVVDEGEERRRVRLTAGPFDLELWEPHLGIADARGGLHVDLGVGVADPTETAQRLRSLAVDVAPVDDGVRVRDADGHYVTLLEDE
- a CDS encoding DUF5779 family protein encodes the protein MGSFDLDLGAVEREISDEEGGSGEVVLGVLDGETGSAEWQRLVRDGAVLVLSVDGDLNDLASGFARDIRDMGGHLVHFRGFLIVTPPGVLIDTDRLD
- a CDS encoding EamA family transporter encodes the protein MDLPDVGPGVLFGAITMVAWGVWLVLGNAASESIDPRTAAAISYVVAATLAVVYVLVSDASLVVTPRGGLLAVVAGVFTAIGLVSTYIGLSVGTTTTVSTVGAMYFVVAALIGMAVLGDELTARKVAGLAFAALGVALIAR
- the ilvD gene encoding dihydroxy-acid dehydratase yields the protein MSGDNGEGGKRLRSAEVTQGPERAPHRAMFRAMGYDDADFDAPMVGVANPAADITPCNVHLDDVADAAYEGVDETGGMPIEFGTITISDAISMGTEGMKASLVSREIIADSVELVSFGERMDALVTVAGCDKNLPGMMMAAIRTDLPSVFVYGGSILPGDHEGREVTVQNVFEGVGTYASGEMSREELDDLERNACPGAGSCGGMFTANTMASMSEALGLAPLGSASPLAESEERLDTARRAGELVLDCVEQDRKPSDILSKASFENAIRLQVAMGGSTNAVLHLLALAAEAGIELSIERFDEISRETPKIANLQPGGSRVMKDLHEVGGVPVVMKRLLDADLLDGDAMTVTGRTVAAELDHLGVDGSEGSDADFLRPVSDPFSEEGAIRILTGNLAPDGAVLKVTGKDDLRHEGPVRVFEREEEAMRYVQEGHVESGDVLCIRNEGPRGGPGMREMLGVTAAVAGQDHAEDVALFTDGRFSGATRGFSIGHVAPEAFVGGPIGLLEDGDVVTIDVEERDLSVDVSEEELAERRDAWERPDPNYTNGVLAKYGATFGSAADGAVTNPGVRRE